A section of the Delphinus delphis chromosome 1, mDelDel1.2, whole genome shotgun sequence genome encodes:
- the PCSK9 gene encoding proprotein convertase subtilisin/kexin type 9 isoform X1 yields the protein MGTGSSRRPWWPPLLLLLLLLLGPAGARAQEDEDGDYEELVLAFRSEEDSSADTAQNVATATFHRCAKDAWRLPGTYMVVLKEETHRSQTERTARRLQAQAAHRGYLTKILHVFHDLVPGFLVKMSGDLLELALTLPHVQYIEEDSLVFAQSIPWNLERILPAWRQADEHHAPTGGGLVEVYLLDTSIQSGHREIEGRVVVTDFENVPEEDGTRFHRQANKCDSHGTHLAGVVSGRDAGVAKGSSLRSLRVLNCQGKGTVSSTLTGLEFIRKSQLAQPAGRLVVLLPLAGGHSPALNAACQQLAGTGAVLVAAAGNFRDDACLYSPASAPEVITVGATNAQDQPVTLGVLGTNFGRCVDLFAPGDDIIGASSDCSTCFTSQSGTSQAAAHVAGIVARMLTAEPELPLAELRQRLIRFSAKDVINEAWFPEDQRVLTPNLVATLPPSTYGAGGQLFCRTVWSAHSGPTRMATAEARCAAPEELLGCSSFSRSGKRRGERIEARGGRRVCLAHNAFGGEGVYAVARCCLLPRANCRVHTAPPAGAGVQTQARCPQRGQVLTGCSSHWEVEDLGTPRRPVLRPRGQPDQCVGHKEASIHASCCHAPGLECKVREHGIPGPAEKVTVDCEGGWTLTSCGTLPGAWPALGAYAVDNTCVVRGRDIGAGGRTGEEATVAIAICCRSRPSGEQASQEAQ from the exons ATGGGTACGGGCAGCTCCCGGCGGCCGTGGTggccgccgctgctgctgctcctgctgctgctcctggGACCCGCGGGCGCCCGCGCGCAGGAGGACGAAGACGGCGACTACGAGGAGCTGGTGCTCGCCTTCCGGTCGGAGGAGGACAGCTCGGCTGACACGGCCCAGAACGTGGCCACCGCCACCTTCCACCGCTGCGCAAAG GACGCCTGGAGGCTGCCAGGCACCTACATGGTGGTGCTGAAGGAAGAGACCCACCGCTCGCAGACGGAGCGCACCGCCCGCCGCCTGCAGGCCCAGGCCGCCCACCGCGGCTACCTCACCAAGATCCTGCACGTCTTCCACGACCTTGTCCCCGGCTTCCTGGTGAAGATGAGCGGTGACCTGCTGGAGCTG GCCCTGACGTTGCCCCACGTCCAGTACATCGAGGAGGACTCCCTCGTCTTTGCCCAGAGTATCCCGTGGAACTTAGAGCGGATTCTCCCTGCGTGGCGCCAGGCGGATGAACACCACGCTCCTA CTGGAGGTGGCCTGGTGGAGGTATATCTCTTAGACACCAGTATCCAAAGTGGCCACCGGGAAATTGAGGGCAGGGTGGTAGTCACTGACTTCGAGAACGTGCCCGAAGAGGATGGGACACGCTTCCACAGACAG GCGAACAAGTGTGACAGCCACGGCACCCACTTGGCAGGGGTGGTCAGTGGCCGGGATGCTGGCGTGGCCAAGGGCTCCAGCCTGCGCAGCCTGCGTGTTCTCAACTGCCAAGGGAAGGGCACGGTGAGCAGCACACTCACAG GCCTGGAGTTTATTCGGAAGAGCCAGCTGGCCCAGCCGGCGGGCCGGTTGGTAGTGCTGCTGCCCCTGGCGGGTGGGCACAGCCCGGCCCTCAACGCCGCCTGCCAGCAGCTGGCCGGGACGGGGGCAGTGCTGGTGGCCGCTGCCGGCAACTTCAGGGATGACGCCTGTCTCTATTCCCCGGCCTCAGCTCCCGAG GTCATTACTGTTGGGGCCACCAATGCCCAGGACCAGCCGGTGACCCTGGGGGTCCTGGGGACCAACTTTGGCCGCTGCGTGGACCTCTTTGCCCCAGGGGACGACATCATTGGTGCCTCCAGTGACTGCAGCACCTGCTTCACATCACAGAGTGGGACGTCACAGGCTGCCGCCCATGTGGCTG GCATTGTGGCTAGGATGCTGACTGCCGAGCCGGAGCTCCCCCTGGCTGAACTGAGGCAGAGGCTGATCCGTTTCTCTGCCAAAGACGTCATCAATGAGGCCTGGTTCCCCGAGGACCAGCGGGTGCTGACCCCCAACCTGGTGGCTACACTACCCCCCAGCACCTATGGAGCAG GTGGGCAGCTGTTCTGCAGGACCGTGTGGTCGGCGCACTCGGGGCCCACGCGGATGGCCACGGCCGAGGCCCGCTGTGCTGCCCCTGAGGAGCTGCTGGGCTGCTCTAGCTTCTCCAGGAGCGGGAAGCGGCGGGGCGAGCGCATTGAG GCCCGAGGGGGCAGGCGCGTCTGCCTGGCCCACAACGCGTTTGGGGGTGAGGGTGTCTACGCAGTTGCCAGGTGCTGCCTGCTGCCCCGGGCCAACTGCCGTGTCCACACGGCTCCGCCAGCTGGAGCCGGAGTGCAGACCCAGGCCCGCTGCCCCCAGCGGGGCCAAGTCCTCACAG GCTGCAGCTCCCACTGGGAGGTGGAGGACCTTGGCACCCCCAGGCGGCCTGTGCTGAGGCCACGGGGTCAGCCCGACCAGTGTGTCGGCCACAAGGAGGCCAGCATCCACGCTTCCTGCTGTCATGCGCCGGGTCTGGAGTGCAAAGTCAGGGAGCACGGGATCCCGGGCCCTGCAGAGAAG GTCACTGTGGACTGCGAGGGAGGCTGGACGCTGACCAGCTGCGGGACCCTCCCCGGGGCCTGGCCCGCGCTGGGGGCCTACGCGGTGGACAACACGTGTGTGGTGAGGGGCCGGGACATCGGAGCAGGAGGCAGGACGGGCGAGGAGGCCACCGTAGCCATCGCCATCTGCTGCCGGAGCCGGCCCTCAGGGGAGCAGGCCTCCCAGGAGGCCCAGTGA
- the PCSK9 gene encoding proprotein convertase subtilisin/kexin type 9 isoform X2, which yields MGTGSSRRPWWPPLLLLLLLLLGPAGARAQEDEDGDYEELVLAFRSEEDSSADTAQNVATATFHRCAKDAWRLPGTYMVVLKEETHRSQTERTARRLQAQAAHRGYLTKILHVFHDLVPGFLVKMSGDLLELALTLPHVQYIEEDSLVFAQSIPWNLERILPAWRQADEHHAPTGGGLVEVYLLDTSIQSGHREIEGRVVVTDFENVPEEDGTRFHRQANKCDSHGTHLAGVVSGRDAGVAKGSSLRSLRVLNCQGKGTVSSTLTGLEFIRKSQLAQPAGRLVVLLPLAGGHSPALNAACQQLAGTGAVLVAAAGNFRDDACLYSPASAPEVITVGATNAQDQPVTLGVLGTNFGRCVDLFAPGDDIIGASSDCSTCFTSQSGTSQAAAHVAGIVARMLTAEPELPLAELRQRLIRFSAKDVINEAWFPEDQRVLTPNLVATLPPSTYGAGGQLFCRTVWSAHSGPTRMATAEARCAAPEELLGCSSFSRSGKRRGERIEPFLKQVPLSVFGSQARGGRRVCLAHNAFGGEGVYAVARCCLLPRANCRVHTAPPAGAGVQTQARCPQRGQVLTGCSSHWEVEDLGTPRRPVLRPRGQPDQCVGHKEASIHASCCHAPGLECKVREHGIPGPAEKVTVDCEGGWTLTSCGTLPGAWPALGAYAVDNTCVVRGRDIGAGGRTGEEATVAIAICCRSRPSGEQASQEAQ from the exons ATGGGTACGGGCAGCTCCCGGCGGCCGTGGTggccgccgctgctgctgctcctgctgctgctcctggGACCCGCGGGCGCCCGCGCGCAGGAGGACGAAGACGGCGACTACGAGGAGCTGGTGCTCGCCTTCCGGTCGGAGGAGGACAGCTCGGCTGACACGGCCCAGAACGTGGCCACCGCCACCTTCCACCGCTGCGCAAAG GACGCCTGGAGGCTGCCAGGCACCTACATGGTGGTGCTGAAGGAAGAGACCCACCGCTCGCAGACGGAGCGCACCGCCCGCCGCCTGCAGGCCCAGGCCGCCCACCGCGGCTACCTCACCAAGATCCTGCACGTCTTCCACGACCTTGTCCCCGGCTTCCTGGTGAAGATGAGCGGTGACCTGCTGGAGCTG GCCCTGACGTTGCCCCACGTCCAGTACATCGAGGAGGACTCCCTCGTCTTTGCCCAGAGTATCCCGTGGAACTTAGAGCGGATTCTCCCTGCGTGGCGCCAGGCGGATGAACACCACGCTCCTA CTGGAGGTGGCCTGGTGGAGGTATATCTCTTAGACACCAGTATCCAAAGTGGCCACCGGGAAATTGAGGGCAGGGTGGTAGTCACTGACTTCGAGAACGTGCCCGAAGAGGATGGGACACGCTTCCACAGACAG GCGAACAAGTGTGACAGCCACGGCACCCACTTGGCAGGGGTGGTCAGTGGCCGGGATGCTGGCGTGGCCAAGGGCTCCAGCCTGCGCAGCCTGCGTGTTCTCAACTGCCAAGGGAAGGGCACGGTGAGCAGCACACTCACAG GCCTGGAGTTTATTCGGAAGAGCCAGCTGGCCCAGCCGGCGGGCCGGTTGGTAGTGCTGCTGCCCCTGGCGGGTGGGCACAGCCCGGCCCTCAACGCCGCCTGCCAGCAGCTGGCCGGGACGGGGGCAGTGCTGGTGGCCGCTGCCGGCAACTTCAGGGATGACGCCTGTCTCTATTCCCCGGCCTCAGCTCCCGAG GTCATTACTGTTGGGGCCACCAATGCCCAGGACCAGCCGGTGACCCTGGGGGTCCTGGGGACCAACTTTGGCCGCTGCGTGGACCTCTTTGCCCCAGGGGACGACATCATTGGTGCCTCCAGTGACTGCAGCACCTGCTTCACATCACAGAGTGGGACGTCACAGGCTGCCGCCCATGTGGCTG GCATTGTGGCTAGGATGCTGACTGCCGAGCCGGAGCTCCCCCTGGCTGAACTGAGGCAGAGGCTGATCCGTTTCTCTGCCAAAGACGTCATCAATGAGGCCTGGTTCCCCGAGGACCAGCGGGTGCTGACCCCCAACCTGGTGGCTACACTACCCCCCAGCACCTATGGAGCAG GTGGGCAGCTGTTCTGCAGGACCGTGTGGTCGGCGCACTCGGGGCCCACGCGGATGGCCACGGCCGAGGCCCGCTGTGCTGCCCCTGAGGAGCTGCTGGGCTGCTCTAGCTTCTCCAGGAGCGGGAAGCGGCGGGGCGAGCGCATTGAG CCTTTTCTAAAGCAGGTTCCTCTTTCTGTCTTTGGCTCTCAGGCCCGAGGGGGCAGGCGCGTCTGCCTGGCCCACAACGCGTTTGGGGGTGAGGGTGTCTACGCAGTTGCCAGGTGCTGCCTGCTGCCCCGGGCCAACTGCCGTGTCCACACGGCTCCGCCAGCTGGAGCCGGAGTGCAGACCCAGGCCCGCTGCCCCCAGCGGGGCCAAGTCCTCACAG GCTGCAGCTCCCACTGGGAGGTGGAGGACCTTGGCACCCCCAGGCGGCCTGTGCTGAGGCCACGGGGTCAGCCCGACCAGTGTGTCGGCCACAAGGAGGCCAGCATCCACGCTTCCTGCTGTCATGCGCCGGGTCTGGAGTGCAAAGTCAGGGAGCACGGGATCCCGGGCCCTGCAGAGAAG GTCACTGTGGACTGCGAGGGAGGCTGGACGCTGACCAGCTGCGGGACCCTCCCCGGGGCCTGGCCCGCGCTGGGGGCCTACGCGGTGGACAACACGTGTGTGGTGAGGGGCCGGGACATCGGAGCAGGAGGCAGGACGGGCGAGGAGGCCACCGTAGCCATCGCCATCTGCTGCCGGAGCCGGCCCTCAGGGGAGCAGGCCTCCCAGGAGGCCCAGTGA